Part of the Paeniglutamicibacter sulfureus genome, ATTGATGCGCCGTGCCGCCGACGCGTTGGCCCACCAGGCAGTGGTGATGCTCAAGGAAGATACCGGGCGGCTTTACGGATCACGCGCCGTGGCGCTGGTCGGACCGGGGAACAACGGCGGGGACGGACTCTTCGCCTTGGCATCGTTGGCCAAGCGCGGGGTCCATACCACCGCGGTGCTCTTGGGCGCCAAGGCCCACCAAGAGGGTTTGGCCGCCCTGTCGCGTGCGGGCGGGCGCACGGCCGCCGTGGCGGACCTGGACGAACTGCTCGAGGATTGCGACCTGTTGATCGATGCCGGCTACGGCACCGGCGCGCGTCCCGGTCTGCAATTGCCAGCCATCCCCCGGGACATTCCGGTACTGGCTTGCGATTTGCCCAGCGGGGTCGATTCCGACACCGGGGCTGCGATCGATAGCGTTATCCCGGCGGATCGCACGGTGAGCTTCGGCGCGCTGAAGACGGGGCTCGCTGTCGGCTCGGGCCATCTGGTCTCGGGAAGCATTTGCGTCACGGATTTGGGACTCGGCGCGGCATTGCCGGAGCCCGAGGCTTGGGTGGTGCAGGGAGACGACCTGGAGCTGTTGCTGGGTCGTGAGGAAGACTGGAGCGCCGCCGGGCGCCACAAATACCAACGCGGGGTGCTGGGGCTGCTGGCCGGCTCCGCGAAGTACCCAGGTGCCGCGGTGCTCACGGCTCGTGCCGCGGTGGCAGGCGGACTGGGACTGCTGCGCACCCTTGTCCCGGATGCCGTGGCAACCGCCTTGACTACCCAGGTACCGGAGTCTGTTCCCCTGGCTACCCCCGAACTCACGGCGCTGCTTGCACGCAACCGCCGAAATGAACGCGAGGGTGCAGCGCGCATTGGCGCCTGGGCCATCGGCCCGGGATTGGACGACAACGAAGACACCCGCAAGCACCTGGCGCAAATACTGGCGGCGAACACGCCCTGCGTCATTGATGCCGGCGCATTTTCCATGCTGGAGCCGGGCGAGCACCACCAGTTGCGCATCCTCACCCCGCATGCCGGGGAACTCCACGCCCTGTTGGCAAAAGCAGGTGTCCGCGTCAGTTCCCGGGACATCGCCGCCGACCCGATCCGCTGGGCCCGCTGGGCCGCCGTTGCCTACGACAGTGTCGTCCTGCTTAAGGGACCGTCCACGATCTGCACGGCTCCGGACGGCTACACGCTGATTGTGCACGCATCCACGCCTGACCTTGCGACTGCCGGCAGCGGCGACGTGTTGACCGGCATCCTGGGCACGGTCTTGGCCGCAGCCAACCTCCCGGCCACGCCCACGAACAAGGACGTAGTGGCCCTTGGCCATCGCCTGACGGACCTTGCTGCTGCCGGTGCACTGATCCACGCGCACGCGGGCGCCCTCGCGGCACATGAAGGCACCGTCAGCGCCGTTGACCTCCTGCAGGAACTCCCGCGTGCTGGCCGGGACCTGACGTTCTTGGATGGTTCGATCGTTCGAATGTCGAGCTGAGGAAGCTTGGTGCTCTGCCACTTCAATGCGGAGTGTTTCGTGAGTATTCATCACTCGTAGGAGGTTAGGAATTGTCCTTCAAAATCGGTTTGGGCACGATAAGATAAATTTTCGACTACTTATCGTAGCCGAGAAGTGCCACGGACTTTTACAGTGCCCAGAACTGAGACGAACGCATCCACCCATAGTGTTCCTTTACGGTCGAGTGATAGAACCACTTATGTCATCAATATTCATCAATCCGGACGCTCGCTGAATGTACTACCTTCGGCAATTTGATGAGTTACTGGCCGAGGAACTTCTCCTTGCGGATGCGCTGATTTCCTACAAAGAGGTAGTCTCCGCTTTCCACAACCAGTCCGAGGGTGCTTAGCGAGTTATTGGCAGGGATTGCTTCAAGCATCACCGGTTCACGGAACGGTGGGGGACACAGCCACATGGAGTCGTATGGGCCAGCTGAACCGCCCTCCCCTGTCTGCACCCAAAATAGGTTTCCCTCCGACGTGAATGCGAGCGAACGCACCGTTCCCACCCCGTATGGCAGTGGTGCGTTGACAAACGGAATTAGGGGGAAGTTTCCTGCGCCTTGTGTGGGGAACATGAGAATGGAGTGACCGCGTTTAGTGTCATTGTCGGTCAGAATGACTTGGGCCCCGTTGATCGTGCAGGGAAGTAAATTGATACCGTAAAGTGAATTTCCGCCCTGCGCTGGTTCATACACGCTGCGGCGTTGCCACCCTGCCCCGTTCTGCCCACCTTTCCACAGACCAACGTTGGTAAACCCGGCGTCACCAAGCATGGCCCAATAGCCGTCGTTGATGTACTTGATGCCGTGGCCGTGCTTGGAGTCTGTGAACGTCTGTCGCTTAGTCCACAATGGCGACGCGGATGCGGCGTTGGGTGAGTAATAGACCGATGGGCCGCCTTTAATTGTCGCGCCGTATTCGAGGACGCAAGCGGAACCGTCCGGGCCAAGCGCGAAAGATTGTTCTCGGAAATATGAGTTGACTCCACCGTCCATTTCCCCGGATGGTGTTGTGATTCCTCCGGTGAGATCGAAAATCTTGGTCCACTCAAAAACAGGAGCTGCCGGTACGGCCGGCTTGGGCGAACGCCACACTTGCCCCAAGCGGTCAGCGTTCCCCGAGGACACGAGATAGACGTGGGTCGCCGTCCATTCCATTTGCACCAGCGATTGCGTCGTTGGGTTTACGGTGTTAGTTCGGGCACCCTTGGCCGCTTGCCAGTGGGACAAACCACCCGACGTAGCACCCCAGATTCTACCCGCGACTTCAGGGTCGGCGGATAGAGCACGGCCATGCGTCGAATTGCGGGCGTAGAGTCCCTGCGTCGAATTGATTTTAGTAGGCCCCCCAAGCATCGACCCGGCCAATGCGGCGGAAAGCGCGGTTCGGGATAGAGAGTTCGGGTCCGCGAGAAAAGCCGCTGTGCTGGCGTCTGTTGTCGGGCCAATTAGAACATCCCCCACATCACCCACGGTGGTTCCTGCCGCTGGCGGTGCGCCAGCAGCAACAAAAGCTGCGATGAACGGAGCTGTCAGAATCGCGCGACGTACCGTACTAGCAGGAACTGGGACCTGCGGTTCCAACTGACCTGAATGCGCTTTGTTTCCTCGATGCCACAACATAGGGCACCCACCCACTTCCCCAAAAGTGATCCCTGTGCGGTCCAGAATAAATTCCCCAATTTACTTCGGACCGCTTCTATGGAGTCACCTTACGACAC contains:
- a CDS encoding NAD(P)H-hydrate dehydratase, which gives rise to MIPVYAGTHVRDAEAKLLRDANDLTLMRRAADALAHQAVVMLKEDTGRLYGSRAVALVGPGNNGGDGLFALASLAKRGVHTTAVLLGAKAHQEGLAALSRAGGRTAAVADLDELLEDCDLLIDAGYGTGARPGLQLPAIPRDIPVLACDLPSGVDSDTGAAIDSVIPADRTVSFGALKTGLAVGSGHLVSGSICVTDLGLGAALPEPEAWVVQGDDLELLLGREEDWSAAGRHKYQRGVLGLLAGSAKYPGAAVLTARAAVAGGLGLLRTLVPDAVATALTTQVPESVPLATPELTALLARNRRNEREGAARIGAWAIGPGLDDNEDTRKHLAQILAANTPCVIDAGAFSMLEPGEHHQLRILTPHAGELHALLAKAGVRVSSRDIAADPIRWARWAAVAYDSVVLLKGPSTICTAPDGYTLIVHASTPDLATAGSGDVLTGILGTVLAAANLPATPTNKDVVALGHRLTDLAAAGALIHAHAGALAAHEGTVSAVDLLQELPRAGRDLTFLDGSIVRMSS